Genomic DNA from Marnyiella aurantia:
TTTTGAAAATGTAATGAACAAAGGAATGAATCCGATCGCGCCGCAGGATTTTGAATCCGTTGTGGAACAGACGGGTGCCCTTATTCTGGACACGAGAAGTGCTGCCGATTTCCACTTGGGATTTGTCCCGAATTCTGTCAATATAGGTCTGAAGGGCGATTTTGCCCCTTGGGTAGGTGCGATGATTGTAGATGTAAAACAGCCCATCGCGCTGGTGGCAGATGCCGGAACTGAAGAAGAGGCCATCACCAGGCTTTCCCGGGTGGGTTTCGATAATGTTATCGGATATCTGGAAGGCGGTTTCGGGAGTTGGAAAGCAAATGGGATGGAAACTGATACGGTGAAACGTATTTCACCGGACGAATTTGCCGCGGGATTTACCAAAGAAACTAAAGTAATCGACATTCGGAAAGAAACCGAATATGCTGCTGAACATGTGGAAGATGCTTTTCACGCGCCACTGGACAGCATTTCAGAATGGGCAGGAAACCTTGCCAGCGATGACCAGCATTTCTTCCTGCACTGCGCAGGTGGATACCGCAGCATGATTGCGGCCAGTATTCTGAATGCACGGGGTATCCGGAATTTTACCGAAGTTGAAGCGGGTTTCAACGGCATAAAGAAAACCGCTGTCCCGACGTCTGATTTTGTTTGCCAAAGCAAAAATTTAAAATAATACGTGATGAATATCTTAAAATATACCGATTTTCTGCTTCATAAACCGTCCGTTTTTCAAATCAAGAAAACAGATCATATTCAGCAGTTTGCAGTAGCCCTGGGCTGCGGAACAGTGCTGGAAAAACACAGCACCCCGGTCCCGGCCACACTGATTGTATTGAAAGGTGCCTTAAAATTTAACCTGCCGGACCTTCAGCTGGAGCTCCAGGAACAGGACGTTTATGAAATACCGGTCGATGTGGAGCACAGTGTTCAGGGGATGATGGAGAAGAATCTGTTTCTGATCACCAAAGAACTTAACCCCGACAGCGAATGACAGCCGGACTGAATCCACAGATTCTTGTTGAGATCTGTACTGAAAAAATGCCCTTTGGCAAATATAAAGGGGTAACTATAGCGGATCTGCCAGTTTCTTATCTGGAATGGTTTAATAGCAAAGGAATGCCCGCCGGAAAGCTGGGAATGCAGCTTTCTACGATTTATGAGATAAAACTGAACGGACTGACGGAACTTCTTATTCCAATTAAAAAACGGGTGAGAGGTTAACTGATTGCTAATTAAAAAATGGCTTCCTTTTCCGGAAGCCATTTACTTTTACTTTTTAATATTTCTGATTCCCATTTCATAGAGCGCGAAACTCAGCAGATCGGTATTTTCGGCAATGACCTGATCTGTACTGCGGCCTGCCCCATGCCCGGCATTCACCTCAATACGAACAAGAACCGGATTGCTGCATGACTGTTTTTCCTGAAGCTCGGCTCCAAACTTGAAGGAGTGTGCAGGCACTACCCGGTCATCATGATCACTTGTAATAATCATTGTGGAAGGATAGCAAACACCTTTCCTTACATTATGAACAGGTGAGTAGGATTTCAGATATTCAAACATCTCTTTGGAATCTTCGGCAGTTCCGTAATCATAGCTCCAGCCTGCACCGGCCGTAAACTTATTGTATCTGAGCATATCAAGCACTCCAACACCCGGAAAGGTCACTTTAGCCAGATCCGGACGCATGGTCATTACCGCTCCCACTAAAAGCCCGCCATTTGACCTTCCGGACAGCGCCATATATTCCGGTGAGGTGTAGCCTTTTTGCTGAAGATATTCTCCTGCGGCTATAAAGTCATCAAAAACATTCTTTTTCTGAAATTTGGTACCGGCGTCATGCCATTTTTTACCGTATTCGCCACCACCACGGATATTTGGAACGGCGTAAATCCCGCCATTATCCATCCAAACCGCATTAACGACTGAGAAAGCGGGCTGAAGGCTGATGTTGAAACCTCCGTATGAATATAAGATTGTTGGATTTTTACCGTCTAACTTAGTTCCCTTGCGGTAATTGATCATCATCGGAATCTTAGTACCGTCTTTGGATGTATAAAATACCTGCTCCGAAACGTAATTGGCCGGATCGAACTTCACTTTAGGCTTTTGGTAGACTTCAGATACTCCTGTTTTGGGATTAAATTTATAAATCGTTCCCGGTGTAATATAGTTGGTGAAGGAGTAATAAACTTCTGCAGCATCATCCTTTCCCCCAAAGCCTGCAGCAGTACCAATTCCAGGCAATTCAACAGTGCGGATCAGTTTTCCGTCGTAATCCAGTTGCTGAACGGAAGTCACAGCGTCTTTCATATAGCGTGCAAAAATATAACCCGCACCGGTTGATACGCTCAGAACGTTCTCGGTTTCGGGGATAACGTCTGTCCATACATCCGGTCTGTCAATGTGAAACTTCACAAGACGCATGTTCGGCGCGTTCCTGTCGGTGAGTGCATAAATCCAGTCCCCTTTCGAATCAATAAAGTCCGTATTGTAGTCGTAACCTTTTTGTACAGCTACAAAATCCTTATGTTTTTTCGGATCTTTAATGTAAAGTTCATTTCCGTTGGTGGCTTCAGAAGCACTCAGGATCTGGAACCGACCGTCGTCGGATACGCCAACACCCATGTACCTTCTCTTGAAAGATTCACCGCCAATAATCATCTTATCCGCACTCTGCTTTGTTCCAAGTTTATGGAAATATACCTTGTGCGTGTCGGTTTGTGCAGAAAGCTCACTGCCTTTGGGCTTGTCATAACTTGAGTAGAAAAAACCTTCGTCGCCCAACCAGCTGGCGCCGGAAAATTTAACATCAACGATAGTTTCATCAATGATTTCTTTGGTAAGAGCATTCATGATGATGATCTTATTCCAGTCACTGCCGCCTTCCGAAATGGAATAGGCCACTAAATTGCCTTTTTTATTAAAGGAAACACCTGCGAGAGAAGTTGTTCCCTTTTCTGAGAACTTATTTGGGTCCAGAAAAACTTCAGTTTTACCACTGCGGTCTGTACGGTACAGTACCGACTGCGCCTGCAAGCCGTCGTTTTTATAGAAATATGTAAAATCACCTTCCTTAAAAGGTGCGCTTATTTTTTCGTAGTTCCAAAGATCCTTCAGCTGCGTCCGGATTTGCTCGCGAAAGCCGATTTTTGAAAGGTAGTCCTGGGTGAACTTAAATTCGCGCTGTACCCAATCGTTGGTATCTTCAGCCCGGTCGTCCTCCAGCCAGCGGTACGGATCGGCAACCTGGGCACCGAAGTAGGTATCAGTATGGGAAACTTTCTTTGTTTCAGGATATTTATGGGAAGAGTTCATTTTCTGATTGGCGCACGAGGCAAGGAATACCACGGCGGCAGACTGCATAATGGTTCTAAATTTCATACGTTTACTTTTTTCAAATTTAGCAAAATTTAACTGGTTGTTAATGTAAATGCAGTTGAAAAGGTACAGGATTTGCTCCTCCAGATTAATAAAAAATCAGTATGAAAACAGGAACTGGGATAATCTTGGCCGGAACCGTCGGAATTTTAATAGGGTTAGGACTCTACGGCTTCAGGCGAATTATGCTTAAGAAAGGAAAGGAGTATGACGATTATTATTCAGATTTTCACAGGCATTTTGACAAAAGGTACCGCGACGAAGCACATCACGGTGTAGAATATCTTTCCGCACTCTAATAACTCTACATATATTTACAAATCCTGTTTCTGCAGGATTTTTGTATTGGCGCAAATGGAAAGTAATTTTAGAAAAGGACAGGGAGCACAGCGCAACGAGTTGAACCGGTTTGACAAATATACCTTTGAACCGGAAGATGAGGATGTAGAAAATGTGAAAGTTTCGTTTACAGAAGTCTTCCCGAAAACTGTCGTTAATAAAATCACCAGTCCGGACCTTTTTATGGAATACTCCCTAAATCCATATCAGGGATGCGAGCACGGCTGCTCCTATTGTTTTGCCCGGCCAACTCATGAATTCTGGGGCTACTCGGCCGGAACTGATTTCGAGAGAAAGATAATGGTGAAGAAAAACGCACCTGAACTGCTGGAGAAATTCTTCAGAAAGAAAAATTACATTCCCAAAACTCTCTCTCTATCCGGCAACACAGACTGCTACCAACCCGCTGAACGTAAATTTGAAATTACAAGAAAAATTCTCCAGCTATGTCTGGATTACAGACATCCGGTAAGTATACTGACAAAAAATGCGCTGGTGCTGCGTGACCTTGACATCCTCAGTCAACTTGCTGAAAAAAATCTGGTGTCCGTGTCCTTCAGCATTCCGACTGTTAATGAAGAAATCAGGCGTAAAATGGAACCGCGGACTTCTTCAGTCGCTAATAAGCTGAAAGCCATCCAGATTCTTTCTGAAAACAACATCCCAACTGGTGTAATGGTAGCGCCGGTAATTCCGGGTTTAACAAGCGATGAAAGTCTCACTATTCTGAAAACCATTTCTGAAGCGGGAGCCCGAAGTTTCGGGTATATCATTGTTCGGTTGAATGACACTGTAAAGCCGGTATTCATAAACTGGATTAATGCAAGTTTCCCGGACCGGGCTCAAAAAGTACTTAATCAGATACGGTCTATGCGTGGCGGCAACCTCGGCGAGAAAAGATTTCATGAACGCTATAAAGGCGAAGGCAATATTGCAGGCATGATTCACGACACCTTCGCATTGGGCAAAAGGAAATTTTTTCCCAATCAGGAGCACCGGCAACTTTCTACAGAGCACTTTACCGGCTCGCGCGATCAGCAGCTGCGTTTATTCTAAAAAAATAAGGCGAACTTTCGTCCGCCGCTATATTATATTTTAATAAGTCCAAGTTCCACAAGTCTTTCATGCAGAAATTCGCCTGCCGTAGTATCTTCGTATAACTTGGGGTGATTCTCATCTACGGTGTTTTCCAGCGCGTTTAGTGGCATTTCGCTTACGGGATGCATAAAGAAGGGAATAGAGTAACGTGAAGTTCCCCAAAGTTCACGCGGTGGATTTACCACCTGATGGATTGTAGATTTGAGTTTGTTATTGGTATGCCTGGACAGCATATCGCCCACATTGATCATAAGTTCGTCCGGTTCGGCAATGGCATCTACCCATTCGCCGTCATGATTCATAACCTGAAGGCCTTTGCCCTGAGCTCCCATAAGCAGTGTAATCAGGTTAATATCACCATGAGCAGCGGCACGAACCGCATTATCAGGTTCTTCAGTAATCGGGGGATAATGAATAGGTCTCAATATTGAGTTTCCTTCTTTAACAAATTTGTCAAAATAAAACTCATCCAAACCAAGATGTAAAGCAAGAGCTCTCAAAACATAAATCCCCGTTTTCTCCAGCATCTTATAAGCCTGCTTGCCAACTTCATTAAATTCTGGGACTTCCGTAACCTGTACATTATCCGGATAAACAGAAGAATATTTGGATCCGTCTTCAAGGTATTGACCGAAATGCCAGAATTCTTTCAGGTCGCCCTTCTTGAAACCTTTTGCCGTTTCTTTTCCGAAACCCACATAACCGCGCTGCCCGCCAATGCCTGGGATTTCGTATTTCTGTTTTTTTTCTACAGGCATTTCAAAGAAATTCTTAACCTCACTGTACAAATCTTTAACAAGTTTGTCATCAAGGAAATGGCCCTTCAGAGCTACAAAACCGATTTCTTCATATGCTTTTCCGATTTCATTTACAAATTTCTGCTTGCGTTCCGGGTCACCCGAAAGGAAATCACGCAAATCCACACTTGGAATCTGTTTCATAGTTTTTAGTAATAAGGATTGAAATGCAAATTTAGAAGATTTTAAATTATTGAAATTTAATTATCAGTAAATTTGCGCGGCACCAAATTTACTGCCTTTCCGGCCCAGA
This window encodes:
- a CDS encoding cupin domain-containing protein, which codes for MNILKYTDFLLHKPSVFQIKKTDHIQQFAVALGCGTVLEKHSTPVPATLIVLKGALKFNLPDLQLELQEQDVYEIPVDVEHSVQGMMEKNLFLITKELNPDSE
- a CDS encoding DUF3820 family protein yields the protein MNPQILVEICTEKMPFGKYKGVTIADLPVSYLEWFNSKGMPAGKLGMQLSTIYEIKLNGLTELLIPIKKRVRG
- a CDS encoding prolyl oligopeptidase family serine peptidase — encoded protein: MKFRTIMQSAAVVFLASCANQKMNSSHKYPETKKVSHTDTYFGAQVADPYRWLEDDRAEDTNDWVQREFKFTQDYLSKIGFREQIRTQLKDLWNYEKISAPFKEGDFTYFYKNDGLQAQSVLYRTDRSGKTEVFLDPNKFSEKGTTSLAGVSFNKKGNLVAYSISEGGSDWNKIIIMNALTKEIIDETIVDVKFSGASWLGDEGFFYSSYDKPKGSELSAQTDTHKVYFHKLGTKQSADKMIIGGESFKRRYMGVGVSDDGRFQILSASEATNGNELYIKDPKKHKDFVAVQKGYDYNTDFIDSKGDWIYALTDRNAPNMRLVKFHIDRPDVWTDVIPETENVLSVSTGAGYIFARYMKDAVTSVQQLDYDGKLIRTVELPGIGTAAGFGGKDDAAEVYYSFTNYITPGTIYKFNPKTGVSEVYQKPKVKFDPANYVSEQVFYTSKDGTKIPMMINYRKGTKLDGKNPTILYSYGGFNISLQPAFSVVNAVWMDNGGIYAVPNIRGGGEYGKKWHDAGTKFQKKNVFDDFIAAGEYLQQKGYTSPEYMALSGRSNGGLLVGAVMTMRPDLAKVTFPGVGVLDMLRYNKFTAGAGWSYDYGTAEDSKEMFEYLKSYSPVHNVRKGVCYPSTMIITSDHDDRVVPAHSFKFGAELQEKQSCSNPVLVRIEVNAGHGAGRSTDQVIAENTDLLSFALYEMGIRNIKK
- a CDS encoding PA0069 family radical SAM protein produces the protein MESNFRKGQGAQRNELNRFDKYTFEPEDEDVENVKVSFTEVFPKTVVNKITSPDLFMEYSLNPYQGCEHGCSYCFARPTHEFWGYSAGTDFERKIMVKKNAPELLEKFFRKKNYIPKTLSLSGNTDCYQPAERKFEITRKILQLCLDYRHPVSILTKNALVLRDLDILSQLAEKNLVSVSFSIPTVNEEIRRKMEPRTSSVANKLKAIQILSENNIPTGVMVAPVIPGLTSDESLTILKTISEAGARSFGYIIVRLNDTVKPVFINWINASFPDRAQKVLNQIRSMRGGNLGEKRFHERYKGEGNIAGMIHDTFALGKRKFFPNQEHRQLSTEHFTGSRDQQLRLF
- a CDS encoding isopenicillin N synthase family dioxygenase, with amino-acid sequence MKQIPSVDLRDFLSGDPERKQKFVNEIGKAYEEIGFVALKGHFLDDKLVKDLYSEVKNFFEMPVEKKQKYEIPGIGGQRGYVGFGKETAKGFKKGDLKEFWHFGQYLEDGSKYSSVYPDNVQVTEVPEFNEVGKQAYKMLEKTGIYVLRALALHLGLDEFYFDKFVKEGNSILRPIHYPPITEEPDNAVRAAAHGDINLITLLMGAQGKGLQVMNHDGEWVDAIAEPDELMINVGDMLSRHTNNKLKSTIHQVVNPPRELWGTSRYSIPFFMHPVSEMPLNALENTVDENHPKLYEDTTAGEFLHERLVELGLIKI